From a region of the Megalops cyprinoides isolate fMegCyp1 chromosome 13, fMegCyp1.pri, whole genome shotgun sequence genome:
- the irx6a gene encoding iroquois-class homeodomain protein IRX-6a — translation MVRQEAAMSFSQFGYPYNATSQLFVSANPSTTCCDSISRSASDGSSGSQTAAALCCPSYENRLLASTRTELNAALGMYGSPYAAAAAASQNYANYFPYSTDPSALYSTLNPQYDIKDGSGGLHTGLTQPAAYYPYEHSIGQYQYDRYGTMDFNGSARRKNATRETTSTLKTWLYEHRKNPYPTKGEKIMLAIITKMTLTQVSTWFANARRRLKKENKMTWSPKNKAGDERKDDIDKSDQDCVSKDSKDCKVEKDLRLSDLDDMDEEDHDKADSDSEKVPQMELGLSQAVAGELPKRDCNGALPLPNSFHAFACNNKTVAPLPSEFLEPAATKPSTTVPTGGVALSHFEVSEKPRIWSLARTAATGMALGAHHNRELRTGNMGADCQLQAVKLPMASSGQCGEPRGLQDSVTLSDMEASFQAGQQSHSKVYSASSFAHKSLQLHCASYPVLSDACQFSSIEGFSDGRKSEAEVSELSDTCLTLQEEKLASFRPGMKR, via the exons ATGGTAAGACAAGAAGCAGCTATGTCTTTCTCGCAGTTTGGATATCCTTATAACGCAACTTCACag TTATTCGTGTCGGCAAACCCCAGTACGACTTGCTGCGATTCGATTTCCAGGTCGGCGTCTGATGGGTCCAGCGGCTCCCAGACTGCAGCTGCACTTTGCTGCCCATCATACGAGAATCGTCTTCTGGCGAGCACTCGGACAGAGCTTAACGCTGCTCTCGGGATGTACGGTTCACCCTATGCAGCTGCGGCCGCTGCCAGCCAGAACTACGCCAATTACTTCCCCTACAGCACCGACCCGTCTGCGCTCTATTCGACGCTG AACCCACAGTACGATATCAAAGATGGCAGTGGCGGTTTGCACACCGGACTCACGCAACCTGCTGCCTACTATCCCTATGAACACTCTATCGGACAGTATCAATATGACAG GTATGGAACTATGGATTTTAATGGGTCAGCCAGGCGAAAAAATGCCACCCGGGAGACTACGAGTACCCTAAAGACATGGCTTTATGAGCATCGGAAAAACCCATACCCCACAAAAGGAGAGAAGATCATGTTGGCCATCATCACCAAAATGACCCTCACCCAAGTGTCCACCTGGTTCGCCAACGCAAGGAGAAGGctaaagaaagagaacaagatGACCTGGTCACCAAAGAACAAAGCTGGCGATGAGAGGAAGGACGACATTGACAAAAGTGACCAGGACTGTGTCAGCAAAG ATTCCAAAGACTGTAAGGTGGAAAAGGACCTTCGGCTTAGTGACCTGGATGACATGGATGAAGAAGATCATGACAAAGCAGACAGCGACAGTGAAAAGGTCCCTCAAATGGAGCTGGGCCTCTCACAAGCCGTGGCCGGGGAGCTCCCAAAGAGAGACTGCAACGGCGCCCTGCCTCTTCCCAACAGCTTTCACGCGTTCGCATGCAATAACAAGACTGTGGCGCCGCTGCCCTCGGAGTTCCTCGAGCCCGCGGCAACCAAACCGTCAACAACAGTCCCGACGGGCGGCGTGGCTCTGTCGCACTTTGAGGTGTCGGAAAAACCCCGAATCTGGTCACTGGCACGCACTGCAGCCACGGGTATGGCACTAGGTGCCCACCACAACAGGGAATTAAGGACTGGAAATATGGGCGCGGACTGCCAGCTGCAGGCAGTGAAACTCCCCATGGCTAGCAGTGGACAGTGTGGAGAGCCTAGGGGACTCCAGGACTCTGTGACACTCTCTGACATGGAAGCCTCCTTCCAAGCAGGCCAGCAATCACACAGCAAAGTCTACAGTGCTTCCAGCTTTGCCCATAAGTCCCTGCAACTGCACTGTGCGTCCTACCCTGTGCTCTCTGACGCGTGCCAGTTTTCTTCCATCGAAG GGTTTTCTGATGGCAGGAAGTCCGAAGCTGAGGTTTCTGAGCTTAGTGACACATGTCTAAcgctgcaggaggagaagctTGCTTCCTTCAGACCTGGCATGAAGAGGTGA